A stretch of Aedes aegypti strain LVP_AGWG chromosome 2, AaegL5.0 Primary Assembly, whole genome shotgun sequence DNA encodes these proteins:
- the LOC5577150 gene encoding uncharacterized protein LOC5577150 encodes MVEQLDSLIIKNEPFYAVEEPDLLNGIGNSNFSLGDSDLRTLCLNRLGLCEETVALLEAQQIDVECLKKMRFEDVDTLFDGRPLGPKIHLREALISWRIDIGLPMKSLRMISYRKRSVDQLDSRPIKYPNNVSCDPMGNSSMMVETHKYHKPTSNISYKTFAWPMTVEVLKDILNSCNVGRMILHSGELGSLEKSFQSQLTAIVIDYHMEFDTKITAMQLENYQRCITTLFPHENKNTYHIPRGPTRRNPGGSLYSRFINQKISKKALAIGSGLGSPYNM; translated from the exons ATGGTTGAACAGCTAGATAGtctaattattaaaaatgaaccaTTCTATGCCGTTGAAGAGCCAGACCTTCTCAATGGCATAGGTAACAGCAACTTTTCGTTGGGGGATAGTGATCTACGTACGCTTTGCCTCAATAGATTAGGACTATGTGAGGAAACTGTGGCTCTATTGGAAG CCCAGCAAATCGATGTCGAATGCTTGAAGAAAATGCGATTTGAAGATGTAGATACCTTGTTTGATGGTCGTCCTCTGGGGCCAAAGATTCATTTGAGAGAAGCGCTTATATCATGGAGAATAGATATTGGTTTACCGATGAAGAGCTTGCGAATGATTTCTTACCGCAAGCGATCCGTAGATCAGCTTGATTCCAGACCGATAAAATATCCCAACAATGTTAGCTGTGATCCGATGGGGAATAGTTCTATGATGGTTGAAACACACAAATATCACAAACCAACATCTAATATTTCTTATAAGACTTTTGCATGGCCTATGACGGTGGAAGTTTTAAAGGATATTCTGAATAGTTGCAAtgttgggagaatgattttacATTCGGGAGAGCTGGGAAGTTTGGAAAAGTCCTTCCAAAGTCAGCTGACGGCGATAGTGATCGATTATCATATGGAGTTTGACACAAAAATTACAGCCATGCAGCTAGAAAACTATCAGAGATGCATCACGACGTTGTTCCCTCATGAAAATAAG AATACGTATCACATTCCTCGAGGACCTACAAGACGAAATCCCGGCGGCTCATTATACTCAAGGTTCATCAATCAAAAGATTAGCAAAAAAGCACTAGCTATCGGCAGTGGACTGGGGTCCCCTTACAACATGTGA